The following are encoded together in the Arvicanthis niloticus isolate mArvNil1 chromosome 9, mArvNil1.pat.X, whole genome shotgun sequence genome:
- the LOC117714814 gene encoding C-type lectin domain family 2 member E-like, which yields MSAAKIEEASIGMLKTDLTESHAADCLQEEETGKKLQAKFLKVVSPESHIKLYCCYGVIMVLTVAVVALSAALSVRNKNAIMESCEPCYAACPSGWIGFGSKCFYFSEDMGNWTFSQFSCMALDAHLAVFDSLEELNFLKRYNGPSDHWIGLHRESTEHPWIWTDNTEYNNLALTRGGGECAYLSDRGIRSSRGYTHKKWICNKPNNLCCPVIVKPG from the exons ATGAGTGCTGCAAAGATTGAAGAGGCCTCTATAGGCATGCTGAAGACAGACCTCACAGAGTCTCATGCTGCAGACTGCCTTCAGGAGGAAGAAACGG GTAAAAAACTCCAAGCAAAATTTCTCAAAGTTGTATCCCCTGAGTCTCATATTAAGCTTTACTGCTGCTATGGAGTGATCATGGTCCTCACTGTAGCTGTAGttgctctttctgctgctttgtCAG TGAGAAATAAAAACGCAATCATGGAGAGCTGTGAACCTTGCTATGCCGCATGCCCAAGTGGCTGGATTGGGTTTGGAagtaaatgcttttatttttctgaagataTGGGAAACTGGACATTCAGCCAGTTCTCCTGCATGGCACTAGATGCCCATCTAGCTGTGTTTGACAGTCTGGAGGAGCTG AATTTTCTGAAGAGATACAACGGGCCTTCTGACCACTGGATTGGCCTGCACAGAGAGTCAACAGAGCATCCTTGGATATGGACAGACAACACTGAGTATAACAACTT GGCTCTCACccgaggaggaggagaatgtgcCTACCTGAGTGACAGGGGCATCCGCAGCAGCAGGGGATACACACATAAGAAATGGATCTGTAACAAGCCCAACAACTTATGCTGCCCAGTAATTGTAAAGCCAGGGTAG